In the Arachis ipaensis cultivar K30076 chromosome B10, Araip1.1, whole genome shotgun sequence genome, one interval contains:
- the LOC107623362 gene encoding transport inhibitor response 1-like protein Os11g0515500 produces the protein MLPDEILERVIGMLKSRKDRSSVSLVCKEWYNAERWSRRNVFIELRLKRMTVTDESLKFLVRSFPNSKAISLQNCDGFSTDGLAAIAADCKNLMVHAVAGIDKP, from the exons ATGCTTCCAG ATGAGATTCTTGAGCGTGTTATTGggatgctaaaatcaagaaaggaCAGAAGCTCTGTGTCACTGGTTTGCAAGGAGTGGTACAACGCTGAGAGATGGTCAAGGAGGAACGTGTTCATAG AGCTTAGGCTTAAGAGGATGACTGTTACTGATGAGAGTTTGAAGTTCTTGGTGCGCTCTTTTCCAAACTCCAAAGCTATTTCCCTTCAAAATTGTGATGGTTTCAGCACTGATGGTTTGGCTGCAATTGCTGCTGATTGCAA aaatTTGATGGTGCATGCAGTAGCTGGGATTGATAAACCCTAG
- the LOC110267399 gene encoding RPM1-interacting protein 4-like isoform X2, which translates to MATNGNNNHQHYDEQEGKPLPKFGEWDVNDPASAEGFTVIFNKARDEKKTGGASGRHNSRRFDSKSKRKQDQQKSGLKKWFCFGP; encoded by the exons ATGGCTACG AATGGTAATAATAATCATCAGCATTATGATGAGCAAGAAGGAAAGCCTCTTCCAAAGTTTGGTGAATGGGATGTGAATGATCCAGCTTCTGCAGAAGGATTCACTGTTATATTCAATAAGGCCAGAGATGAGAAAAAAACTGGTGGAGCTTCTGGAAGACACAATTCCAGAAGATTCGATTCCAAATCAAAGCGCAAACAGGATCAACAAAAGAGTGGCCTG AAAAAGTGGTTCTGCTTTGGACCTTAA
- the LOC110267399 gene encoding RPM1-interacting protein 4-like isoform X1: MATKNGNNNHQHYDEQEGKPLPKFGEWDVNDPASAEGFTVIFNKARDEKKTGGASGRHNSRRFDSKSKRKQDQQKSGLKKWFCFGP; this comes from the exons ATGGCTACG AAGAATGGTAATAATAATCATCAGCATTATGATGAGCAAGAAGGAAAGCCTCTTCCAAAGTTTGGTGAATGGGATGTGAATGATCCAGCTTCTGCAGAAGGATTCACTGTTATATTCAATAAGGCCAGAGATGAGAAAAAAACTGGTGGAGCTTCTGGAAGACACAATTCCAGAAGATTCGATTCCAAATCAAAGCGCAAACAGGATCAACAAAAGAGTGGCCTG AAAAAGTGGTTCTGCTTTGGACCTTAA